The Tepidisphaeraceae bacterium genome includes a region encoding these proteins:
- a CDS encoding NUDIX domain-containing protein, giving the protein MGMSPYVKGIRARVGHDYLLFPGVLGIVFNDRNELLLAKRADNGLWAVIGGMVDPGEEPADAVVREVYEESGVRVKVDRVSGVYTSVVMTYPNGDVAQYVTTAFRCTATGGEPRVNDDESLDVAFFPLDQLPSDLRPAYVERIFHAAPPGPHLPAVFTSGHSAK; this is encoded by the coding sequence ATGGGCATGTCGCCGTACGTGAAGGGCATCCGCGCGAGGGTCGGCCACGACTATCTGCTATTTCCCGGCGTGCTCGGCATCGTCTTCAACGACCGCAACGAACTGCTGCTGGCCAAGCGTGCGGACAACGGCCTCTGGGCCGTCATTGGCGGCATGGTCGACCCCGGCGAGGAACCCGCCGACGCCGTGGTGCGCGAGGTGTACGAAGAGTCTGGCGTGCGGGTGAAGGTCGACCGTGTGAGCGGCGTCTATACGTCGGTGGTGATGACGTACCCCAACGGCGACGTCGCGCAGTACGTCACCACCGCCTTCCGCTGTACGGCGACCGGTGGTGAGCCCCGTGTGAACGACGACGAGTCGCTCGACGTCGCGTTCTTCCCTCTCGACCAGTTGCCCAGCGACCTCCGACCCGCCTACGTCGAACGCATCTTCCACGCCGCCCCGCCCGGCCCGCACCTGCCGGCGGTCTTCACTTCCGGACATAGCGCGAAGTAA
- a CDS encoding type II secretion system protein — MSSRYARHGGRRAFTLLEAVVILAILGILASIFVPYVLNVREMNNRVRCAENFRLIKLALDQYGRENRNEYPSVRHDVDKPGWTAFTGGNVETDPFAEGSAVAADDVTASLYLLVRGGMADPKLFICPSVDRAAAAASFNPRLGNFSSRDALTYSYATPFSSLPEYHLNSDRVRAEFALMADMNPGTAGSNNVTTVRYEDGPALRSMGNSLNHGQAGQNVLFGDGHVEWSLTQFCGVNNDNIYTALQASPVPPGAVVPPTLPGVLSTGVGPAWYSDSVLVPTATEPQ, encoded by the coding sequence ATGTCGTCGCGCTACGCTCGCCATGGTGGGCGGCGGGCGTTCACGTTGTTGGAAGCGGTGGTGATCCTGGCGATCCTCGGGATCCTGGCCAGCATCTTCGTGCCGTACGTGCTGAACGTGCGCGAGATGAACAACCGCGTGCGCTGTGCCGAGAACTTTCGCCTGATCAAGTTGGCGCTGGACCAGTACGGGCGCGAGAACCGGAATGAGTATCCGTCGGTTCGCCACGACGTTGACAAGCCCGGTTGGACCGCCTTCACCGGTGGCAACGTCGAGACCGATCCGTTCGCCGAAGGCTCTGCCGTTGCCGCCGACGACGTGACGGCGTCGCTCTACCTGCTGGTGCGCGGTGGCATGGCCGACCCGAAGCTGTTCATCTGCCCCAGCGTCGACCGCGCCGCCGCGGCCGCCAGCTTCAACCCACGGCTGGGGAACTTCAGCTCGCGCGATGCGTTAACCTACTCGTACGCCACGCCGTTCTCGTCGCTGCCCGAGTATCACCTCAACAGCGACCGCGTACGGGCCGAGTTCGCCCTGATGGCCGACATGAACCCGGGCACCGCCGGTTCCAACAACGTCACCACCGTGCGCTATGAAGATGGGCCAGCGTTACGGTCGATGGGCAACTCGCTCAACCACGGCCAAGCGGGACAGAACGTGCTTTTTGGCGACGGCCACGTCGAGTGGTCGCTGACCCAGTTTTGCGGCGTGAACAATGACAACATTTATACCGCGCTGCAGGCCTCACCCGTGCCGCCCGGCGCGGTTGTGCCGCCGACGCTGCCCGGCGTGCTGAGCACCGGCGTGGGGCCGGCGTGGTATTCCGACAGTGTCCTCGTGCCGACGGCAACCGAACCCCAATGA